One genomic window of Thermococcus indicus includes the following:
- a CDS encoding cell wall-binding repeat-containing protein yields MVKRAVALTLILLVFSSFMLPLSSAQDTKEGPKYDLIIVRNDDLIDYIIALPYAKMLDVPILPVNREELDPGTIAQLQSYAQFGWNHVLIIGDSQAISDKVQDELLEMGFIVERIGGAVRTETAAKLALHFYPNGHDTVVVASSSDYGSALAAARWAMIYGYPFLLTQEDALSDSTADAIRKLHPDLVELMGAGMSKDVQKKIEAMGYQTYWVRENLEIEIPAQPKETNWVMIAAAVLLSLAVAVPVSLYYAKKKWSANRVPIEVLTEKERIVVNAILEKGGTVKQEELPELTGYSRPTISRIIQELEKKQLVEREKVGKTFIVKLTKEIIIRD; encoded by the coding sequence ATGGTTAAACGGGCCGTTGCTCTGACGCTCATCCTGCTGGTGTTCTCATCCTTCATGCTTCCGCTCTCCTCCGCACAGGATACGAAGGAGGGGCCAAAGTACGACCTTATAATAGTGAGAAACGATGATTTAATCGATTATATCATCGCTCTACCCTACGCCAAGATGCTGGACGTCCCGATACTGCCCGTGAACCGCGAGGAACTCGATCCCGGAACAATCGCCCAGCTCCAGAGCTACGCCCAGTTCGGCTGGAACCACGTCCTTATAATCGGTGACTCCCAGGCCATCAGCGACAAGGTTCAGGATGAGCTCCTTGAGATGGGCTTCATAGTCGAGAGGATAGGCGGTGCGGTTAGGACTGAAACGGCGGCAAAGCTGGCGCTGCACTTCTATCCCAACGGACACGACACGGTCGTCGTCGCCAGCTCCAGCGACTACGGCTCCGCTTTGGCGGCCGCGAGGTGGGCCATGATATACGGATACCCCTTCCTCCTGACCCAGGAGGATGCCCTCTCTGACTCAACCGCCGACGCCATACGGAAGCTCCACCCGGATCTCGTCGAGCTCATGGGCGCCGGCATGTCCAAGGACGTCCAGAAGAAGATAGAGGCGATGGGATACCAGACCTACTGGGTCCGTGAGAACCTTGAGATAGAGATACCCGCCCAGCCCAAGGAGACCAACTGGGTGATGATAGCGGCCGCGGTGCTGCTCTCACTGGCCGTGGCGGTTCCGGTTTCGCTCTACTACGCCAAGAAGAAGTGGTCCGCCAACAGGGTGCCCATTGAGGTGCTGACCGAGAAGGAGCGCATAGTCGTGAACGCCATACTCGAGAAGGGCGGTACGGTCAAGCAGGAGGAGCTGCCGGAGCTGACGGGCTACTCGAGGCCGACGATAAGCAGGATCATCCAGGAGCTGGAGAAAAAGCAGCTGGTCGAGAGGGAGAAGGTGGGGAAGACCTTCATCGTGAAGCTCACGAAGGAAATAATAATCCGGGATTAG
- a CDS encoding DUF7128 family protein — protein sequence MVEVAELKAVIFHDRDGTRYYRCPRCGMLFRTSKDYTRHVNRAHGHLFRK from the coding sequence GTGGTGGAAGTGGCGGAGCTGAAGGCGGTTATATTCCACGACCGCGACGGCACCCGCTACTACCGCTGCCCGCGCTGTGGAATGCTCTTCAGAACATCCAAGGACTACACAAGGCACGTGAACAGGGCCCACGGGCACCTGTTCCGGAAGTGA